A window of the Bacteroides thetaiotaomicron VPI-5482 genome harbors these coding sequences:
- a CDS encoding sensor histidine kinase: MTKNLITRKIQFLFLIGAILLAPSIARASAVTASVDSLQNLLQNDTDAGQRAIIYIHLADIHVDSLNISSQYWDKALTEAAKAKDEYMMKLALDNLIQRYASKNKEKVEKYITFARQYLPEEHNTLFRYYLYCYNIWAEMRKNNSLETIEQELDKLKKENHGQMTPEEQIQWEYLTGVSLDYSAVLTHSYNEVSKAIPYVERALEILAPYPLQDRVHFEILCHYELADLYTTVENKKAVDEVNKMIELHKQWNHLNTTFDRRFLDESHYYMAKYSQIIFMADLISKEEIKDYYQKYIQIANKKKVVKSTYETTARYYQTIGEYKKAIAYIDSATQTDHFQPVNLVPILNAKAGLYYKLNDYKNAYLTLKESNKNRMSDKSQKREQQMIEMQTRFDVNKLELEKSKLANKNKQIALTGTFILLLAAIGWSIYQRTMVKRLKKMHCALMTAHEEVRKQSMKATESEKMKTAFLNSICHEIRTPLNSIAGFSELIFDESLDTATRQEFRQLIQSNSTALASLMDNMLELSQLVSSELPLPVESTDVYGLCVEEMAKLKETLSKPNIECIITGDKDGMTAQTNAFYLSRVIGNLLSNSAKFTESGTITLTCNIDKEKGQLVISVTDTGIGIPADKQEWVFERFTKVDDFKPGTGLGLYICRIIIQRLGGQIRIDTGYTSGCKMVVTLPV, from the coding sequence ATGACCAAGAATCTGATCACACGAAAAATACAATTCTTATTTCTCATCGGAGCTATCCTGCTAGCGCCCTCTATCGCACGTGCTTCCGCCGTTACGGCTTCCGTCGACAGTCTGCAGAATCTCTTGCAAAACGACACGGATGCCGGGCAACGGGCCATTATCTATATTCATCTGGCGGATATCCACGTAGACAGCCTCAACATTTCCTCCCAATATTGGGACAAAGCCCTCACCGAGGCCGCAAAAGCCAAAGACGAATATATGATGAAGCTCGCACTCGATAATCTGATACAACGATATGCTTCCAAAAACAAAGAGAAGGTAGAAAAGTATATAACCTTCGCCCGACAATATCTGCCGGAAGAACACAACACCCTTTTCCGGTATTACTTGTATTGTTACAACATCTGGGCGGAAATGCGAAAGAACAATTCGCTGGAAACAATCGAACAGGAACTGGACAAGCTGAAAAAGGAAAATCACGGACAAATGACACCTGAAGAACAAATTCAATGGGAATATCTGACCGGAGTATCACTCGATTATTCAGCGGTACTGACACATTCATACAATGAAGTTTCCAAAGCCATTCCTTACGTAGAGCGCGCACTGGAGATACTAGCCCCTTATCCTTTGCAAGACAGGGTGCACTTCGAAATATTGTGCCACTACGAACTGGCAGACTTATATACAACTGTTGAAAACAAAAAGGCAGTAGACGAAGTGAACAAAATGATCGAGCTACACAAGCAATGGAATCATCTGAATACGACTTTCGACCGGAGATTTCTGGACGAATCACATTACTACATGGCTAAATATTCGCAGATTATTTTCATGGCAGATCTTATTTCGAAAGAAGAGATAAAGGACTATTATCAGAAATATATCCAGATAGCAAATAAAAAGAAGGTTGTAAAAAGCACTTACGAGACGACAGCAAGATATTATCAGACAATAGGCGAATACAAAAAGGCGATAGCTTACATTGATTCCGCCACTCAAACAGACCATTTCCAACCAGTCAACCTCGTTCCCATACTCAATGCGAAAGCCGGTCTGTACTATAAACTGAATGATTATAAAAACGCATATCTGACTTTAAAAGAAAGCAATAAGAACCGGATGTCGGATAAATCACAAAAAAGAGAGCAACAAATGATCGAAATGCAAACCCGCTTCGACGTCAACAAACTGGAACTGGAAAAGAGCAAACTCGCCAACAAAAACAAACAAATCGCACTGACCGGTACTTTTATCTTATTACTGGCAGCAATCGGATGGAGCATCTATCAGCGAACGATGGTAAAACGGCTGAAGAAAATGCACTGCGCACTAATGACTGCGCACGAAGAAGTCAGAAAACAAAGCATGAAAGCCACCGAAAGCGAGAAGATGAAAACGGCTTTCCTCAACTCTATCTGTCATGAAATACGTACTCCGCTCAATTCAATCGCCGGATTCTCCGAACTGATCTTCGATGAATCTTTAGACACGGCCACCAGACAAGAATTCCGGCAGTTGATACAAAGCAATTCTACCGCGTTAGCTTCTTTGATGGACAATATGCTGGAGCTGTCTCAGCTTGTCAGCTCCGAACTGCCTCTTCCTGTGGAGTCTACCGACGTATACGGACTATGTGTTGAAGAAATGGCCAAACTTAAGGAAACTCTGTCCAAGCCGAACATCGAATGTATCATCACAGGCGATAAAGACGGAATGACGGCACAGACAAACGCCTTTTATCTCTCCCGTGTGATTGGCAATTTACTAAGTAACTCCGCCAAGTTTACAGAAAGCGGAACAATCACACTGACCTGCAACATCGACAAAGAAAAAGGACAACTGGTGATCTCCGTCACCGATACGGGCATCGGCATCCCTGCCGACAAGCAGGAATGGGTGTTCGAACGTTTCACCAAAGTAGATGACTTCAAACCGGGCACCGGACTTGGCCTGTACATCTGCCGCATCATCATACAACGGCTCGGAGGGCAAATCAGAATAGATACCGGCTATACTTCCGGCTGCAAAATGGTGGTTACTCTTCCCGTTTAA
- a CDS encoding DUF4925 domain-containing protein, producing MKTLRKLFYVACTTFFLTSCEETYNDKLFWPGELSQEYGSYIKPSTLDLTYSGEKLIGKTVSFQTEDSKKGTLTLNDIIPGEKETSFRINLSEQEDNYTFSGETVSGAGATVKYAGSITPKTMKLDLNVTMPQNQWIKTYQMSELTRGRGKDVIRNQTTGEYEWGESDNQILTAALYTDMDLEMVKEAGSLYATVSVIIKGMGGYLLPQLLKSVTLESDGNITAEYTSDELQLGEQKFSEIDMDNPASQQQVINFIMMKLMFNTLSADDITAATQGRNYADSPRGLAFWYLKNDLLYVKLNLPSIISLAMQGQGQTVDAHLIAGIADAILKSNPFLLKTLLGVVSESLDNSLLSMIANMDHQSFQMFFSWIKEGIPMQIEKENGHTHIYLNREALSPLIAFIPHLQPVMEGIPNFGPMLYNSYLGPLYDNWSIITQLDLGLDLTDKNE from the coding sequence ATGAAAACATTACGAAAACTATTTTATGTAGCTTGTACAACATTCTTCCTTACATCTTGCGAAGAAACCTACAATGACAAGCTGTTCTGGCCAGGCGAACTCAGTCAGGAATATGGCTCGTATATCAAACCATCCACTCTGGATCTGACCTACAGCGGAGAAAAGTTAATCGGAAAAACCGTCAGCTTTCAGACAGAAGACAGTAAAAAAGGAACATTGACATTAAACGATATCATTCCGGGAGAAAAAGAGACATCATTCCGGATAAACTTATCAGAGCAGGAAGACAACTATACGTTCAGCGGAGAAACAGTTTCGGGCGCAGGAGCAACCGTGAAATACGCCGGCTCCATTACTCCGAAGACGATGAAACTGGACTTGAATGTAACGATGCCGCAAAATCAATGGATAAAAACTTATCAGATGAGCGAACTGACACGCGGCAGAGGAAAAGATGTCATACGCAATCAGACGACCGGCGAATATGAATGGGGAGAGTCGGACAATCAGATACTGACAGCAGCCCTTTATACCGACATGGATTTAGAGATGGTAAAGGAGGCGGGAAGTTTGTACGCAACCGTATCCGTTATTATAAAAGGCATGGGAGGATACCTCCTGCCGCAATTACTCAAAAGTGTCACTCTGGAATCCGACGGAAACATTACGGCCGAATATACATCGGACGAACTGCAATTGGGGGAACAGAAGTTCAGCGAAATCGACATGGATAATCCCGCATCCCAGCAACAAGTCATTAATTTCATTATGATGAAGTTAATGTTCAATACATTGTCTGCCGATGATATTACTGCCGCAACCCAAGGACGCAATTATGCAGATTCTCCCCGGGGACTGGCTTTCTGGTATCTGAAAAATGACCTTCTCTATGTCAAACTGAACCTTCCAAGCATTATCAGCTTGGCCATGCAAGGGCAGGGACAGACGGTCGATGCTCATCTGATAGCAGGCATTGCAGATGCTATCCTGAAATCCAATCCTTTCTTACTGAAGACTCTACTGGGAGTTGTGAGCGAATCATTGGACAACTCTTTATTATCTATGATCGCCAATATGGATCACCAAAGTTTTCAGATGTTCTTCTCATGGATAAAGGAAGGTATCCCCATGCAGATAGAAAAGGAGAACGGACATACGCATATCTATCTGAACAGGGAAGCGCTGAGTCCTCTCATAGCCTTCATCCCCCATCTTCAGCCAGTGATGGAAGGTATTCCTAACTTCGGTCCGATGTTGTACAATTCCTATTTAGGTCCACTGTATGACAACTGGTCTATCATCACCCAACTGGACTTGGGACTCGACCTGACCGACAAAAATGAATGA
- a CDS encoding tetratricopeptide repeat-containing sensor histidine kinase has product MKRLWIFFILIVLAGGTGKALSSNNEAAKDSLLQILDTLPADSSRLEMLYSLAYLDPMSPSCVYYLGKLLEEATTQDNKYYQCLALYAHVVYYFNHQDEENTVIWMDKLSPVALKNNSYSLYFEGKRAEITIHIIKHKIEYSITQAEEMFKLAQKLNNPQGMSSAKLCLMTAYMMTARFKEGEEAGFEAYRLLPPAASLESRKSVLQEIALSCSATRNKNFLKYLQEYKKVLDTLSEAKQTPKAYSYLLLESLYADYYLNEGTLDEARPHLKKMDEYFSPTTYIPCRGLYYNVYSHYYRITKEYEKALSYSQNAIELLSEVSDNEGLNYKIEHASILTEAGQADEAIPLFQSLLAKKDSFYRALSISQTNEIYQMRNMDNLLLEKEQYKAMVHYAGLTLIAIALLILIPSTIRIYYVRKKLRKEEEEIRKMSQIAEEANEVKSRFLVNMSYNIRIPLNNVLGFSQLMTTDPESMDADQWKEYSEIIQTNSAELIQLVNDVLDLSRLEAGRTKWQIQEHEIISLCSDVLGMVRMRCGDKIQADFHTEIESQPFQVDTARFTQLILSTLIYTDPCEEKRKVSLYLERDTQRELFVFRVVNSPLADPALQTQKAEVRHSINRLTIEYFKGTYTIEPNTPEGPVLTFTYPYSKTNNI; this is encoded by the coding sequence ATGAAACGGTTATGGATATTCTTCATACTGATCGTACTGGCAGGAGGAACCGGCAAGGCTCTCTCCAGCAATAACGAAGCTGCCAAAGACAGTCTGCTTCAGATACTGGACACTTTGCCGGCCGATTCTTCCCGGCTGGAGATGCTTTATTCACTCGCTTATCTGGACCCGATGTCACCTTCCTGCGTCTACTATCTGGGAAAATTATTGGAGGAAGCTACCACACAGGACAACAAGTATTATCAGTGTCTTGCTCTGTATGCCCATGTCGTTTATTACTTCAACCACCAAGACGAAGAAAACACAGTCATCTGGATGGACAAGCTCTCTCCGGTTGCTTTAAAAAACAACTCCTACAGCTTATACTTCGAAGGAAAAAGAGCAGAAATAACCATACATATCATAAAGCATAAAATAGAATATAGCATCACCCAAGCCGAAGAGATGTTTAAACTGGCACAAAAGTTAAACAATCCCCAAGGAATGTCATCGGCCAAACTATGCCTGATGACTGCTTATATGATGACCGCCCGCTTTAAAGAAGGCGAAGAGGCCGGATTCGAAGCCTACCGCCTTCTGCCACCCGCCGCCTCCCTGGAATCGCGCAAAAGCGTGCTCCAAGAAATAGCCTTATCTTGTTCCGCCACTAGAAACAAAAACTTCCTGAAGTACCTGCAGGAATACAAGAAAGTGCTGGACACACTATCAGAAGCAAAGCAGACACCCAAAGCATACAGCTACCTGTTATTGGAGTCTCTCTATGCCGACTATTATCTGAATGAAGGCACACTGGACGAAGCCCGCCCCCATCTGAAAAAGATGGATGAATACTTCTCTCCTACCACTTACATTCCTTGCCGGGGATTATATTATAATGTGTATTCCCATTATTACCGGATTACCAAAGAATACGAAAAGGCCCTGTCATACTCTCAAAATGCTATCGAACTCCTGTCCGAAGTATCGGACAATGAAGGGCTGAACTACAAAATAGAACATGCAAGCATTCTTACAGAGGCGGGACAAGCGGATGAAGCAATCCCGTTATTCCAAAGTTTGCTGGCGAAAAAAGACTCATTCTATCGGGCACTATCCATCTCGCAGACGAATGAAATCTATCAGATGCGCAACATGGACAACCTGCTTCTTGAAAAAGAACAGTACAAAGCAATGGTTCATTATGCCGGACTGACTCTGATAGCCATCGCACTGCTTATCCTGATTCCGTCTACCATACGTATCTATTATGTACGCAAGAAATTGAGGAAAGAAGAAGAGGAAATCCGCAAGATGAGCCAGATTGCGGAAGAAGCGAACGAAGTAAAAAGCCGCTTCCTTGTTAACATGAGCTATAACATACGCATCCCGTTGAATAACGTCTTAGGGTTTTCTCAACTCATGACTACTGATCCGGAAAGCATGGATGCCGACCAATGGAAAGAATATTCGGAGATTATCCAGACCAACTCCGCCGAACTGATACAACTGGTGAACGACGTGCTCGACCTCTCCAGACTGGAGGCCGGAAGAACGAAATGGCAGATACAGGAGCACGAAATCATCTCCTTGTGCTCGGACGTTCTCGGTATGGTACGCATGAGATGCGGAGATAAGATACAGGCAGACTTTCATACGGAAATAGAAAGCCAGCCGTTTCAGGTAGACACCGCCCGATTCACACAATTGATTCTCAGTACACTGATCTACACAGACCCGTGTGAAGAGAAAAGGAAAGTGTCTCTCTATCTGGAACGTGACACGCAACGGGAACTATTTGTCTTTCGGGTAGTCAACAGTCCGTTAGCCGATCCGGCCTTGCAAACACAAAAAGCAGAAGTACGCCATAGCATCAACCGTCTGACAATCGAATATTTCAAAGGTACATATACGATTGAACCGAATACTCCGGAAGGTCCCGTACTGACTTTCACATATCCTTATTCCAAAACAAATAATATCTAA
- a CDS encoding tetratricopeptide repeat-containing sensor histidine kinase yields the protein MKRNIYILFTIGLFIRILPSHSVNLNTERLSNLKRLIENNIAYDSIAPIDSVIAWGQQLSPILEKENKMELSFSIRQLVVYIYSLRGDIGKAIDEARQMYEKAETMRYDLGIALSSAAIGDAYFCSNMPEEATDSYKEAIRYPASPSENNHYKEMTILKLIQVLILTQRTEEAEKYRKILSESKSIQTHQTLQFLTLATDVSYYIQKNDLRNANNCLLQAEQIYLSDRQPYYRTTYNYMQGRYNEATGNYNLALQYYNEILTGIRQKTRSIIYLQVAYAKANLLIEMGSKVEAAHLYEEISIVTDSVVAPSYAHRINSLRASYEENRMKVENKAEFNRIFMGGILIGVIVLGIMIYLVIHILKQNKKIAESKIRMEQSRLNAENAMQTKSLFLSNMSHEIRTPLSALSGFSSLLTEQALDAETRRQCGDIIQQNSDLLLKLINDVIDLSNLEIGNMKFNFTYCDAIAICNNVIDTVNKVKQTQAELRFNTSLASLKLYTDDSRLQQLLINLLINATKFTPQGSITLEVRQESEEFALFSVTDTGCGIPLEKQSSIFNRFEKLNEGAQGTGLGLSICQLIIERIGGSIWIDPAYTTGCRFYFTHPINPTKEGKEAQS from the coding sequence ATGAAGAGGAATATCTATATATTATTTACTATAGGTCTGTTTATCCGGATTCTCCCCTCACATTCAGTAAACCTGAATACCGAACGACTGTCCAATTTGAAACGCCTGATAGAAAACAACATTGCGTACGATTCCATCGCGCCGATAGACAGCGTTATCGCCTGGGGACAGCAACTGAGCCCTATACTGGAAAAGGAAAACAAGATGGAACTGTCTTTCAGCATCCGGCAACTGGTGGTTTACATCTACTCCCTGCGCGGAGACATCGGGAAAGCAATCGACGAAGCGCGACAAATGTACGAAAAAGCAGAAACGATGAGATATGATTTAGGAATAGCCCTTTCGAGCGCAGCTATCGGAGATGCCTATTTCTGCTCCAATATGCCCGAAGAAGCCACTGATTCTTATAAGGAAGCCATCCGTTATCCCGCCTCGCCTTCGGAGAACAACCATTATAAAGAAATGACTATCCTGAAACTTATACAGGTGCTTATTCTGACTCAAAGGACAGAGGAAGCAGAGAAATACAGAAAGATACTTTCCGAATCAAAATCCATACAGACCCATCAGACGCTGCAATTTCTGACACTTGCTACAGATGTTTCTTACTATATCCAGAAGAACGATCTGCGCAATGCGAACAACTGCCTGCTGCAAGCAGAGCAAATCTACCTTTCGGACAGGCAACCTTATTATCGCACCACCTACAATTATATGCAAGGACGATATAACGAAGCAACAGGGAACTACAATCTTGCATTACAGTATTACAATGAGATTCTGACCGGCATCCGGCAAAAGACGCGCTCCATCATCTACCTGCAAGTAGCTTATGCCAAAGCGAACTTACTGATAGAAATGGGCAGTAAAGTAGAAGCGGCGCATCTGTATGAAGAAATCAGTATCGTCACCGATTCGGTAGTCGCTCCCAGCTATGCACACCGCATCAACAGCCTTCGGGCATCTTATGAGGAAAACCGGATGAAAGTAGAGAATAAAGCCGAGTTCAACCGTATTTTCATGGGCGGCATTTTAATAGGAGTCATAGTGCTGGGCATCATGATTTACCTCGTGATACACATATTAAAACAAAACAAGAAGATAGCGGAATCCAAAATCCGCATGGAGCAATCACGACTCAACGCCGAGAATGCCATGCAGACCAAAAGTCTTTTCCTCTCCAACATGAGCCATGAGATACGGACTCCGCTGAGTGCCCTCTCCGGCTTCTCCAGTCTGCTGACCGAGCAGGCACTCGACGCCGAAACACGCCGCCAATGCGGCGACATCATCCAGCAAAACTCCGACTTGTTGCTAAAACTAATAAATGACGTAATCGACCTTTCCAATCTGGAGATCGGAAACATGAAGTTCAACTTCACCTATTGTGACGCTATCGCCATCTGCAATAACGTAATCGATACCGTCAACAAAGTAAAGCAGACACAAGCCGAGCTCCGTTTCAACACATCGCTGGCTTCCCTAAAGTTATACACTGACGATTCACGCCTGCAACAGTTACTGATCAACCTATTGATCAACGCCACGAAGTTCACCCCGCAGGGAAGTATCACGCTGGAAGTCCGTCAGGAATCGGAAGAATTTGCGCTCTTCTCCGTCACCGACACCGGTTGCGGAATCCCACTGGAAAAGCAAAGTTCCATTTTCAACCGCTTTGAAAAACTGAACGAAGGAGCACAGGGAACCGGACTCGGCCTCTCTATCTGCCAACTGATCATTGAACGGATCGGCGGCAGCATATGGATAGACCCTGCCTACACCACCGGATGCAGATTTTATTTCACCCATCCCATCAACCCCACAAAAGAAGGAAAGGAGGCACAGTCATGA
- a CDS encoding TonB-dependent receptor — protein MKKLYILTLFICLAGFGNSFAQTLKGHIYDANTNEPLVGAAVTYKLHGNQGTVSDINGAYEIKLPEGGVDLVFSYIGYEDVLMPIVIGKREVITKDVYMKESTKLLEEVVVSAGRFEQKLSNVTVSMDLVKAGDIARQAPTDITSTLRTLPGVDIVDKQPSMRGGSGWTYGVGARSQILVDGMSTLNPKTGEINWNTVPLENIEQIEVIKGASSVLYGSSALNGIINIRTARPGLTPKTRFSAYIGIYGDAENDEYQWSDKSFWKDDKYSVKPILRGNLLSGIRNPIYEGFDLSHSRRIGNFDVSGSINLFTDEGYRQQGYNKRFRMGGNLTYHQPDMGMKILNYGLNVDFLSNQYGDFFIWRSPTEVYKPSPFTNMGREENNFHIDPFINYVNPENGTSHKIKGRFYHSADNIVKPSQGNSITDILGNMGTNAQTIQNIAGGDYSSLYPALVGIGSGLINNNLEDAMNGVFTSLGNIFPNATTADYCDLISWVMDNGLPSDLMNGIQNGQVPSDLIPWLSNVMNPTRNNVQTKTDKNYNYYLDYQFNKKWDGGAQITTGMTYEHVRYNSSIMDQVYKSDNVAAFFQYDQRFWDRLSVSAGVRAEYYRVNNHHREAETKIFGAKVPFRPVFRAGLNYQLADYSFIRASAGQGYRNPSINEKYLRKDIGGVGIYPNLDIKPEKGYNAELGFKQGYKIGNFQGFVDVAGFYTEYRDMVEFQFGLFNNADYSMINSISDAIQMVTDGKGFGIGAQFHNVSKAQIYGMEISTNGVYDFNKNTKLFYNLGYVYTEPRDADYKERNEIEDLYTDALQMKEKSNTGKYLKYRPKHSFKATVDFQWKRINLGANFAWKSKILAVDYLMMDEREKQQQDLMDYVRTILFGKSRGETLATYWKKHNTDYATVDLRFGVKATKEVAFQFMVNNLLNKEYSYRPMAVAAPRTFVVKMDITF, from the coding sequence ATGAAGAAACTATATATTCTGACATTATTCATCTGCCTTGCCGGATTCGGGAATAGTTTTGCCCAGACATTGAAAGGGCATATATATGACGCCAATACCAATGAACCTTTGGTTGGCGCCGCAGTAACGTATAAATTGCACGGCAATCAGGGAACCGTGTCCGATATAAACGGAGCGTATGAAATCAAACTTCCGGAGGGAGGTGTCGACCTTGTGTTCAGCTATATCGGTTACGAAGACGTTCTGATGCCCATTGTTATCGGCAAACGTGAAGTGATCACTAAAGACGTGTACATGAAAGAAAGTACCAAGCTGCTGGAAGAGGTAGTGGTAAGCGCCGGACGCTTTGAGCAAAAGCTCAGTAATGTCACCGTATCCATGGACTTGGTGAAAGCAGGCGATATCGCCCGTCAGGCACCGACGGATATCACTTCTACTCTCCGCACGCTGCCCGGCGTGGACATTGTGGACAAACAGCCTTCCATGCGTGGCGGCAGCGGATGGACCTACGGAGTAGGTGCCCGCAGCCAGATTCTGGTAGACGGAATGAGCACCCTAAATCCAAAAACCGGAGAAATCAACTGGAACACCGTACCTCTAGAAAACATCGAACAGATAGAAGTAATCAAAGGAGCCTCATCCGTTTTGTACGGTTCGTCTGCTCTCAACGGTATTATCAATATCCGTACCGCCCGTCCGGGATTAACACCGAAAACCCGCTTCAGCGCCTATATCGGTATATATGGTGATGCCGAAAACGATGAATACCAATGGAGCGACAAGAGTTTCTGGAAAGACGACAAGTATTCCGTCAAACCCATCCTGCGCGGAAACCTTCTCAGCGGCATACGAAACCCTATTTATGAAGGCTTCGATCTCTCCCACTCCCGCCGTATCGGCAACTTTGACGTCAGCGGAAGCATTAACCTCTTTACCGATGAGGGATACCGTCAACAAGGATATAACAAACGTTTCCGCATGGGCGGCAACCTGACTTATCATCAACCGGACATGGGTATGAAGATATTGAACTATGGTCTGAATGTTGATTTTCTTTCCAATCAGTACGGAGATTTCTTCATCTGGAGATCACCAACAGAAGTTTACAAACCTTCTCCTTTCACCAACATGGGACGCGAAGAAAACAACTTCCACATCGACCCGTTCATCAACTACGTGAATCCGGAAAACGGAACGTCACACAAGATCAAAGGACGTTTCTATCATAGTGCCGACAACATAGTCAAACCCAGTCAGGGAAACTCCATCACCGACATCCTTGGAAATATGGGAACGAATGCCCAGACTATACAGAATATAGCAGGCGGCGATTACAGTTCGCTCTACCCGGCATTGGTCGGCATCGGCTCCGGTCTGATCAACAATAATCTGGAAGATGCCATGAACGGGGTATTCACTTCCTTGGGCAACATCTTCCCCAACGCCACTACCGCCGATTATTGTGACCTCATCTCGTGGGTGATGGACAACGGACTGCCAAGTGACCTGATGAACGGCATACAAAATGGACAAGTCCCCAGTGATCTCATCCCCTGGCTGTCCAACGTAATGAATCCGACCCGAAACAACGTTCAGACGAAAACGGACAAGAACTATAATTATTATCTTGACTACCAGTTCAACAAGAAATGGGACGGCGGCGCACAGATCACTACCGGAATGACTTACGAGCACGTCCGCTACAATTCTTCCATCATGGATCAGGTGTACAAAAGCGATAATGTAGCCGCCTTCTTCCAGTACGACCAGCGCTTCTGGGACCGCCTGAGCGTATCGGCAGGGGTACGAGCCGAATACTACCGTGTGAACAACCATCACCGTGAAGCAGAAACGAAAATATTCGGAGCCAAAGTTCCGTTCCGCCCCGTGTTCCGTGCCGGACTGAACTATCAGTTAGCCGATTACAGCTTTATCCGTGCCAGCGCCGGACAAGGTTACCGCAACCCGTCCATCAACGAGAAATATCTCCGCAAGGACATCGGAGGAGTAGGTATCTATCCGAACCTCGACATCAAACCGGAGAAAGGTTACAATGCCGAACTGGGATTCAAGCAAGGATACAAGATCGGCAACTTCCAAGGATTTGTAGACGTAGCCGGATTCTATACCGAGTACAGAGACATGGTTGAATTTCAGTTCGGACTGTTCAATAACGCAGACTACAGCATGATCAACAGCATCAGCGATGCCATCCAGATGGTGACGGACGGCAAAGGTTTCGGTATCGGAGCACAGTTCCACAACGTATCGAAAGCGCAAATCTACGGTATGGAGATTTCGACAAACGGCGTTTATGACTTCAACAAGAATACGAAACTATTCTATAATCTGGGATATGTATATACCGAGCCTCGCGACGCTGACTATAAGGAACGCAATGAAATAGAAGATTTATACACCGACGCCCTTCAGATGAAGGAGAAGTCGAATACAGGCAAATATCTGAAATACCGCCCGAAGCACAGCTTTAAAGCAACAGTCGATTTCCAATGGAAGCGTATCAATCTGGGTGCCAACTTTGCATGGAAGAGCAAGATACTGGCAGTGGACTACCTCATGATGGACGAACGTGAAAAGCAACAACAAGACTTAATGGACTATGTACGCACGATCCTCTTCGGAAAATCGAGAGGAGAAACACTGGCTACTTACTGGAAAAAACATAATACAGACTATGCCACCGTTGACTTGCGCTTCGGGGTAAAAGCGACCAAAGAAGTCGCCTTCCAATTCATGGTCAACAACCTGTTGAATAAAGAATACAGTTACCGCCCGATGGCAGTAGCCGCTCCCCGTACTTTTGTAGTGAAAATGGACATCACATTCTGA
- a CDS encoding helix-turn-helix domain-containing protein: protein MIIDDALPKFDLPVDFVTDDSITGDILNQYGRFPCHIKAGVFVLCTRGTVRATINLSEYTITHNDFVTVLPGSFIQIHEVSSDTRVCFAGFSSEFISRVSYVETYLDFLPMILDNPIMALQEEVAQLYRNAFSLLIRAYSLPNTLDNKEILMSIFTIFFQGVGELYKRCKPTTNEPIKREHELYRQFIQLLMTHYTQEHEVSFYAKKCGVTPAHFSGAIRKASGHSPLAIITGIIIMNAKAQLKSTRLPVKEIAFSLGFNNLSFFNKYFRKHVKMTPQEYREC, encoded by the coding sequence ATGATCATAGATGATGCTCTTCCCAAGTTTGACCTTCCGGTCGATTTTGTTACAGATGACAGCATAACCGGTGATATTCTGAATCAATACGGTCGTTTTCCCTGCCATATAAAGGCGGGAGTCTTTGTTCTTTGCACGCGGGGAACTGTACGTGCCACTATCAACCTGTCCGAGTATACCATTACCCATAATGACTTTGTGACTGTCCTCCCCGGATCATTCATACAGATTCACGAAGTATCTTCGGATACCCGTGTCTGCTTTGCGGGCTTTTCTTCGGAATTTATCTCCCGTGTAAGTTATGTAGAGACCTATCTGGATTTTCTCCCTATGATTTTGGACAATCCTATTATGGCATTACAGGAAGAGGTAGCGCAATTATACCGAAACGCTTTCAGCCTGCTTATCCGTGCCTATTCTTTACCGAACACACTGGATAACAAAGAAATATTAATGTCTATTTTTACTATATTCTTTCAGGGGGTGGGTGAGTTGTATAAACGCTGTAAGCCGACTACTAACGAACCTATCAAGCGGGAACATGAACTTTATCGCCAGTTTATCCAGTTGCTGATGACTCACTATACACAGGAACACGAAGTTTCTTTTTATGCGAAGAAGTGCGGAGTAACTCCGGCTCATTTTTCCGGTGCCATCCGTAAAGCCAGCGGGCATAGTCCACTGGCGATTATCACGGGAATTATTATCATGAATGCCAAGGCACAATTGAAGTCAACCCGATTGCCGGTGAAGGAAATTGCTTTTTCATTAGGATTTAATAATCTTTCCTTTTTTAATAAATATTTCCGTAAACATGTGAAAATGACTCCACAGGAATACAGGGAATGCTGA